A stretch of the Oncorhynchus tshawytscha isolate Ot180627B unplaced genomic scaffold, Otsh_v2.0 Un_contig_3550_pilon_pilon, whole genome shotgun sequence genome encodes the following:
- the LOC112238954 gene encoding probable histone deacetylase 1-B isoform X1, with amino-acid sequence MALSSAGGTKKKVCYYYDGDVGNYYYGQGHPMKPHRIRMTHNLLLNYGLYRKMEIYRPHKASGEEMTKYHSDDYIKFLRSIRPDNMSEHSKQMQRFNVGEDCPVFDGLFEFCQLSTGGSVAGAVKLNRQQTDIAINWAGGLHHAKKSEASGFCYVNDIVLAILELLKYHQRVLYIDIDIHHGDGVEEAFFTTDRVMTVSFHKYGEYFPGTGDLRDIGAGKGKYYAVNYPLRDGIDDESYEAIFKPVMAKVMEMFQPSAVVLQCGADSLSGDRLGCFNLTIKGHAKCVEYMKSFNLPLLMLGGGGYTIRNVARCWTYETAVALDSIIPNELPYNDYFEYFGPDFKLHISPSNMTNQNTNDYLEKIKQRLFENLRMLPHAPGVQIQAIPEDAPHPDSGDEEDEDPDKRISIRAHDKRIACEEEFSDSEDEGQGGGGRRNAANHKKTKRVKTEEEKEETEEKKEVKDEDKDAEEKMDTTGPKEEAKTC; translated from the exons ATTATTATGACG GTGACGTGGGTAATTATTACTATGGTCAGGGTCATCCCATGAAGCCCCACAGGATCCGTATGACCCACAACCTGCTGCTCAACTATGGACTGTACAGGAAGATGGAGATCTAT agaccccacaAGGCCAGTGGAGAGGAGATGACCAAGTACCACAGTGACGACTACATCAAGTTTCTGCGTTCCATCCGGCCAGACAACATGTCAGAGCACAGCAAACAGATGCAGAGAT TTAATGTGGGAGAGGACTGCCCAGTGTTTGACGGCCTATTTGAGTTCTGTCAGCTCTCAACGGGAGGCTCTGTCG cgggggCAGTGAAGCTGAACAGGCAGCAGACGGACATCGCCATCAACTGGGCCGGAGGACTCCATCATGCCAAGAAGTCTGAGGCCTCGGGGTTCTGCTACGTCAACGACATAGTCCTCGCCATCCTGGAGCTGCTCAA GTACCACCAGAGGGTGTTGTACATAGACATCGACATTCACCATGGAGACGGAGTGGAAGAGGCTTTCTTCACCACAGACCGGGTCATGACGGTGTCCTTCCACAAATATGGAGAATACTTCCCTGGCACCGGAGAcctgagg gacattGGAGCAGGGAAGGGGAAGTACTACGCTGTAAACTACCCTCTCAGAGACGGCATCGACGATGAGTCTTACGAAGCCATCTTCAAACCT GTGATGGCTAAAGTGATGGAGATGTTCCAGCCCAGTGCAGTCGTGTTACAGTGTGGAGCCGACTCTCTCTCAGGAGACAGACTGGGCTGTTTCAACCTCACCATCAAAG GTCATGCTAAGTGTGTTGAGTACATGAAGAGTTTCAACCTGCCTCTGTTGATGTTGGGAGGTGGAGGTTATACCATCCGTAATGTGGCCCGCTGCTGGACCTACGAGACCGCTGTGGCTCTggacagcattatacctaacg AGCTGCCATACAACGACTACTTTGAGTACTTTGGTCCTGACTTCAAGCTCCACATCAGCCCGTCTAACATGACCAACCAGAACACCAATGATTACCTGGAGAAGATCAA acaGAGGTTGTTTGAGAACCTGCGTATGCTGCCCCACGCTCCGGGGGTCCAGATACAGGCCATCCCAGAAGACGCTCCACACCCGGACTCTGGAGATGAGGAGGACGAGGACCCTGACAAACGCATCTCCA TCAGGGCCCATGATAAGAGGATAGCCTGTGAAGAGGAGTTCTCTGACTCTGAGGAtgagggacagggaggagggggaaggaggaacgCTGCCAACCATAAGAAGACCAAACGAGTCAAGactgaggaggagaaagaggagactGAAGAGAAGAAAG AAGTGAAAGACGAGGATAAAGACGCTGAAGAGAAGATGGACACAACAGG GCCAAAAGAAGAAGCTAAGACATGTTGA
- the LOC112238954 gene encoding probable histone deacetylase 1-B isoform X2, protein MALSSAGGTKKKVCYYYDGDVGNYYYGQGHPMKPHRIRMTHNLLLNYGLYRKMEIYRPHKASGEEMTKYHSDDYIKFLRSIRPDNMSEHSKQMQRFNVGEDCPVFDGLFEFCQLSTGGSVAGAVKLNRQQTDIAINWAGGLHHAKKSEASGFCYVNDIVLAILELLKYHQRVLYIDIDIHHGDGVEEAFFTTDRVMTVSFHKYGEYFPGTGDLRDIGAGKGKYYAVNYPLRDGIDDESYEAIFKPVMAKVMEMFQPSAVVLQCGADSLSGDRLGCFNLTIKGHAKCVEYMKSFNLPLLMLGGGGYTIRNVARCWTYETAVALDSIIPNELPYNDYFEYFGPDFKLHISPSNMTNQNTNDYLEKIKQRLFENLRMLPHAPGVQIQAIPEDAPHPDSGDEEDEDPDKRISIRAHDKRMVLFQSGPMIRGWFCFSQGPC, encoded by the exons ATTATTATGACG GTGACGTGGGTAATTATTACTATGGTCAGGGTCATCCCATGAAGCCCCACAGGATCCGTATGACCCACAACCTGCTGCTCAACTATGGACTGTACAGGAAGATGGAGATCTAT agaccccacaAGGCCAGTGGAGAGGAGATGACCAAGTACCACAGTGACGACTACATCAAGTTTCTGCGTTCCATCCGGCCAGACAACATGTCAGAGCACAGCAAACAGATGCAGAGAT TTAATGTGGGAGAGGACTGCCCAGTGTTTGACGGCCTATTTGAGTTCTGTCAGCTCTCAACGGGAGGCTCTGTCG cgggggCAGTGAAGCTGAACAGGCAGCAGACGGACATCGCCATCAACTGGGCCGGAGGACTCCATCATGCCAAGAAGTCTGAGGCCTCGGGGTTCTGCTACGTCAACGACATAGTCCTCGCCATCCTGGAGCTGCTCAA GTACCACCAGAGGGTGTTGTACATAGACATCGACATTCACCATGGAGACGGAGTGGAAGAGGCTTTCTTCACCACAGACCGGGTCATGACGGTGTCCTTCCACAAATATGGAGAATACTTCCCTGGCACCGGAGAcctgagg gacattGGAGCAGGGAAGGGGAAGTACTACGCTGTAAACTACCCTCTCAGAGACGGCATCGACGATGAGTCTTACGAAGCCATCTTCAAACCT GTGATGGCTAAAGTGATGGAGATGTTCCAGCCCAGTGCAGTCGTGTTACAGTGTGGAGCCGACTCTCTCTCAGGAGACAGACTGGGCTGTTTCAACCTCACCATCAAAG GTCATGCTAAGTGTGTTGAGTACATGAAGAGTTTCAACCTGCCTCTGTTGATGTTGGGAGGTGGAGGTTATACCATCCGTAATGTGGCCCGCTGCTGGACCTACGAGACCGCTGTGGCTCTggacagcattatacctaacg AGCTGCCATACAACGACTACTTTGAGTACTTTGGTCCTGACTTCAAGCTCCACATCAGCCCGTCTAACATGACCAACCAGAACACCAATGATTACCTGGAGAAGATCAA acaGAGGTTGTTTGAGAACCTGCGTATGCTGCCCCACGCTCCGGGGGTCCAGATACAGGCCATCCCAGAAGACGCTCCACACCCGGACTCTGGAGATGAGGAGGACGAGGACCCTGACAAACGCATCTCCA TCAGGGCCCATGATAAGAGGATGGTATTGTTTCAGTCAGGGCCCATGATAAGAGGATGGTTTTGTTTCAGTCAGGGCCCATGCTAA